In Methanococcus voltae, the sequence TGAAGTACCCACGGAATCAGCCATTAAAGCTTTGTCTACTCTTGGCAATTTACCTTCTTTATCCAAATAACCTGCTTGTGCACTCAATGCGTTTAATGTACCGATTGTATCAAATAAATCTACGAATAAGAATGCGAATATAATGGAAACTAAACCCATATTTAAAGCGCCTAAAACATCCATTTGTAAAAATGTGGGCATTACGTCAGGAGGCATTGAAACAATCCCTGCAGGGAATGGAGATACACCTAATATCATACCCAAAAATGCTGTTAATAATATACCTATTAAAATAGCACCTTTAACTCTTTTAGCAGACATTACCCCAATTAATAATAAACCCACCACTGCCAAAATAACAGCAGGACTGTTCATATTACCAATACCGACCAATGTAGCAGGGTTGTCTACGATTATACCTGCGTTAATTAATCCAATGATTGTTATAAAAAGACCGATACCTACCGCAGTACCGTATTTTAAAGCATTTGGTATAGCGTGGAAAATCCAGGACCTAACTTTTGCTAATGTAAGAAGAATAAAAACAATACCAGAAATAAAAACAGCACCTAATGCGACTCTCCAATCTACGCCCATACCCATACATACTGAGTACGTAAAGTAAGCGTTGAGTCCCATTCCTGGAGCTAAAGCGAATGGATATTTTGCATAAACCCCCATTACAAATGTTGAAATTGCTGCTGCAACACATGTGGCAACCAATACTGCACCATAATCCATACCTGTTAAACTTAACATTCCAGGGTTAACTGCTATAATATAGCCCATTGTCATAAATGTGGTTATACCAGCCATAGTTTCAGTTTTATAGTTTGTACCGTACTTTTCAAATTCAAAATAATTCGCAATGCTTTTTAACATACGTTATTTCCTCCGTTTAAATATGTTTAATATAATGTAAATACATATTAAATTTTATAAGTAATCTAATATAAATATTACTAAAACTTAATTTAAATATATCATTTTATTGATTTTATCCAATATTGCAAATAAAACGATTAAAAAATGTAAAAAAGAACTTAAAAAAAGGTTAAAAATCCAAATTAAATTTATTGTGAAGAATATTTGAATATATAGTACACCATTTTAGTAATATTTATTATTGCAAATTGTTATGAAAAATAAAATAAAAAAATAATAATAATAAAATAAAATAATAATAATAAAATAAAAAAATAAAATAAAATAAAAAAAATAAAGATTTACATTAAATTTCTTAAATAATTGTAAAACGAATATTCCGGCGATATCAAATACCACGCTTTTTCATTGTCTTCATTGTACAATATTGCCATAAATTCCAAAGTTTCATTATTTATTCGATGTGTAAACATTATGAATGGTTTTTGCTCTTCTTGTATTATATGTCGAAAATCTTTCAAAAGTCCGTATAATTTACTAAAATATGAAGTATCTTCGCAATTTTCACACAATTTAGCATAACTATTGTTTGAAAGATAAACGGGTAATATTACACCCCGTCTTTTTGCATATTTCGATACATTTACAGTCCCCTTTGATAGCATTTGATTTCTCAAAGAATTTACTTCATCCAATTCTTCTTCAATCGAATTAGATACGTCTACTTTTTCAACGTTGATTTTATCATCTTTTTTGATACTTTTAGTCATATTCCCCCCAGAATATAGTTCAAATTGAACAATTGTCTAAAGTACAAGTTATAAGATTTATTCAATCAAACTTTTGATTATTAATACATTTTATTATAGTTGATTGATTTATTAATTAAACGTACGACTAATTAATTAGCTAATTAGTTAAGTAATTAATTAGTTAAGTAATTATTCTGTCAAATATATTTAATTCAATATTTTATATATAAAATTAGTATATTAATATATGTAAATAACCATTTTTATTGTTTGTCATTTTTTTATTAAATGTTATTAAAAATATTATTAACGTATTACGTCAATAATATACGGAATATTAAAAAAGATAGATACATAAATGAAAAAAATAATATTATATATTACAGGGAGGGGAAATAA encodes:
- a CDS encoding NCS2 family permease; translated protein: MLKSIANYFEFEKYGTNYKTETMAGITTFMTMGYIIAVNPGMLSLTGMDYGAVLVATCVAAAISTFVMGVYAKYPFALAPGMGLNAYFTYSVCMGMGVDWRVALGAVFISGIVFILLTLAKVRSWIFHAIPNALKYGTAVGIGLFITIIGLINAGIIVDNPATLVGIGNMNSPAVILAVVGLLLIGVMSAKRVKGAILIGILLTAFLGMILGVSPFPAGIVSMPPDVMPTFLQMDVLGALNMGLVSIIFAFLFVDLFDTIGTLNALSAQAGYLDKEGKLPRVDKALMADSVGTSIGAIFGTSTVTSYVEAASGIGVGGRTGFAAVIVALLFLLSVFFYPLVSAIPGYATAPALIFVGSLMILAIRNIDLDDITEALPAFITLVGIPFTYSIANGLALGFISYPILKVFSGKYKEVHPLVYILAFLFVLKFAIYGQ